The Streptococcus toyakuensis genome has a window encoding:
- a CDS encoding DUF1868 domain-containing protein, whose amino-acid sequence MKNLTKIKFKENGEFNHFPGNTVVANLYTKQDLMEVVDIIQSRYRELPFIDKFTLTPRNSIHMTVIELLCHENRETEFWSSNLPLDTPLQEIHDYFAKQLEIFPLLDEEIHMRVTEMGKQNILVEPADEASAKRLEEIRTYVSEKAGVRFPNHDRYQFHISIGYLRIPLTEEEEEEFTKVRAELTEILLEKIPTITVNRIDYTVFEDMRQFVPYHEKFK is encoded by the coding sequence ATGAAAAACTTAACAAAAATTAAGTTCAAAGAGAATGGGGAATTTAATCATTTCCCTGGGAATACAGTTGTAGCAAATCTTTATACTAAACAAGATTTGATGGAAGTTGTTGATATTATTCAATCACGTTATAGAGAATTACCATTTATCGATAAGTTTACTTTAACTCCAAGGAATTCTATTCACATGACTGTAATTGAATTGTTGTGCCATGAAAATCGTGAAACGGAGTTTTGGAGCAGTAATCTTCCTCTAGATACACCTTTACAGGAAATACATGATTACTTTGCTAAACAACTTGAAATTTTTCCATTGTTGGATGAAGAAATTCATATGCGTGTAACTGAAATGGGAAAACAAAACATACTAGTTGAACCTGCAGATGAAGCTTCTGCAAAGAGATTAGAAGAAATTCGTACTTATGTCTCAGAAAAAGCAGGTGTTCGTTTCCCTAATCATGATAGATATCAATTCCATATTTCAATTGGGTATCTTCGGATTCCTCTAACCGAAGAGGAGGAAGAAGAGTTTACTAAAGTCAGAGCAGAATTAACTGAAATTTTATTAGAGAAGATTCCAACTATTACTGTAAACCGTATTGACTATACTGTATTTGAAGATATGAGACAATTTGTTCCATATCACGAAAAATTTAAATAA
- the galE gene encoding UDP-glucose 4-epimerase GalE, which translates to MAILVTGGAGYIGSHTVVELLNLGKEVIIVDNLSNSSILVLDRIEAITGIRPVFYELDVCDKQALRKVFEKESIDAAIHFAGYKAVGESVQKPVMYYKNNIMSTLALVEVMSEFNVKKIVFSSSATVYGINNQSPLIETMETSATNPYGYTKVMLEQILKDVHVADSEWSIALLRYFNPIGAHESGLIGEDPSGIPNNLMPFIAQVAVGKRPELSVFGDDYDTVDGTGVRDYIHVVDLAIGHIKALEKVSEKTDVYIYNLGSGEGTSVLQLVNTFESVNKVPIPYKIVPRRSGDVATCYANADKAYKELNWRTTKSIEDMCRDTWNWQSKNPNGYN; encoded by the coding sequence ATGGCAATATTGGTAACAGGCGGAGCTGGTTATATTGGTAGCCATACCGTAGTAGAATTACTAAATTTAGGAAAGGAAGTCATCATTGTCGACAACCTTTCGAACTCTAGCATCTTGGTGCTAGACCGTATTGAAGCAATTACAGGAATACGTCCCGTGTTTTACGAATTAGATGTTTGTGATAAACAAGCATTGAGAAAGGTATTTGAAAAAGAATCGATTGATGCTGCAATTCATTTTGCAGGTTATAAAGCTGTCGGAGAATCCGTGCAAAAGCCTGTGATGTACTACAAAAATAATATTATGAGTACATTAGCACTTGTTGAAGTGATGTCAGAATTTAATGTTAAAAAGATTGTCTTTTCTTCAAGTGCGACTGTATATGGAATTAACAATCAGTCACCCCTAATTGAGACGATGGAAACAAGTGCGACAAATCCTTATGGGTATACGAAAGTGATGCTTGAACAAATTTTAAAAGATGTTCATGTGGCAGATTCAGAATGGAGTATTGCGTTGCTTCGTTATTTCAATCCAATTGGTGCTCATGAGTCGGGGTTGATTGGAGAAGATCCATCAGGTATTCCTAACAACTTAATGCCTTTTATTGCACAAGTAGCGGTAGGTAAGCGACCAGAGCTAAGTGTTTTTGGAGATGATTATGATACGGTAGATGGTACTGGTGTTCGCGATTATATCCATGTAGTGGATTTAGCGATAGGGCATATAAAAGCTTTAGAAAAAGTATCTGAAAAAACAGATGTTTATATTTATAACCTTGGTTCAGGAGAAGGCACAAGTGTATTACAACTTGTAAATACATTTGAAAGTGTTAATAAGGTTCCAATTCCGTATAAAATTGTACCAAGACGATCAGGAGACGTTGCGACTTGTTATGCAAATGCAGACAAAGCATATAAGGAATTAAATTGGAGGACAACAAAATCGATTGAAGACATGTGTAGAGATACATGGAATTGGCAATCAAAAAATCCCAATGGCTATAATTGA
- a CDS encoding ABC transporter ATP-binding protein, which translates to MIKFDNIQIKYGDFVAIDNLNLDIHEGEFFTFLGPSGCGKSTTLRALVGFLDPSSGSIEVNGTDVTHLEPEKRGIGIVFQSYALFPTMTVFDNIAFGLKVKKVAPDVIKAKVSAVAAKIKISDQQLQRNVSELSGGQQQRVALARALVLEPKILCLDEPLSNLDAKLRVDLRKELKRLQKELGITTLYVTHDQEEALTLSDRIAVFNNGYIEQVGTPVEIYHNSQTEFVCDFIGDINVLTDETVHEVLLKNASVFLEDKKGYIRLEKVRFNRETEQDFILKGTIIDVEFSGVTIHYTIKVSESQILNVTSIDSQAAIRSVGESVDLFITPSDVLQF; encoded by the coding sequence ATGATTAAATTTGATAATATTCAAATTAAATATGGTGATTTTGTTGCAATTGATAATCTAAATTTAGATATACATGAAGGGGAATTCTTTACATTTCTTGGGCCTTCAGGATGTGGTAAATCAACTACTTTGAGAGCATTGGTAGGTTTTCTAGATCCATCATCAGGAAGTATTGAAGTTAATGGAACAGATGTCACTCATTTGGAACCTGAAAAGCGTGGAATTGGTATTGTATTTCAATCTTATGCGCTATTTCCAACTATGACTGTTTTTGATAATATTGCATTTGGTTTAAAAGTTAAGAAGGTAGCTCCAGATGTTATTAAAGCTAAAGTATCAGCAGTAGCAGCAAAAATTAAGATCTCTGATCAACAGTTACAGCGTAATGTATCAGAATTATCTGGGGGTCAACAACAAAGGGTAGCATTGGCTCGTGCTCTGGTTCTTGAACCTAAAATTCTTTGTCTAGATGAACCATTGTCAAACCTTGACGCAAAATTACGTGTAGATTTGAGAAAAGAGTTGAAAAGACTTCAAAAAGAGTTAGGTATTACTACTTTATATGTTACTCATGACCAAGAGGAAGCCTTAACTTTATCTGATAGAATTGCAGTCTTTAACAATGGATACATCGAACAGGTCGGTACACCTGTAGAGATTTATCATAATTCTCAAACTGAATTTGTATGTGATTTTATTGGCGATATTAATGTTTTGACCGATGAAACAGTCCACGAAGTATTACTTAAAAATGCAAGCGTTTTCTTAGAAGATAAAAAAGGATACATTCGATTAGAGAAAGTTCGATTCAATCGTGAAACTGAACAAGATTTCATTCTAAAAGGAACAATTATTGATGTTGAGTTTTCTGGAGTTACAATTCACTATACAATAAAAGTTTCTGAAAGTCAGATTCTTAATGTAACAAGTATTGATAGTCAGGCTGCTATTAGATCTGTCGGAGAAAGTGTGGACTTATTTATCACACCATCAGACGTTCTGCAATTTTAA
- the galT gene encoding UDP-glucose--hexose-1-phosphate uridylyltransferase, whose protein sequence is MKTIIDNFVDRVIEYGMYNEIDKIYVKNRVLALIGEEGTDRISDENDLKQIKDYLVEIALKNGKIKDLIEEKECLGAELMNFIVPLPSRLNDIFWSSYDISPQEAVEEFYKLSKDSDYIKTSAIAKNIEFRASTKYGELEITINLSKPEKDPKTIAAEKLVKATNYPKCLLCMENEGYQGRINYPARSNHRIIRLKLGDEVWGFQYSPYSYFNEHAIFLNSQHVPMAITSKTFEQLLEIVDILPGYFAGSNSDLPISGGSILSHNHYQGGKHIFPMEKAKFESEFRFKDFEDVNAGIVKWPMSVIRLQSENKNRLLDLANKILNKWREYSDLEVDIIAMTEDVPHHTVTPIARKVDGRYELDIVLRDNHTTEQYPDGVFHPHQDVQHIKKENIGLIEVMGLAILPPRLKPELEEVGKYLLGEDNAIADYHLEWADQLKEKYPRINKEEVNSVVQHEVGQVFARVLEDAGVYKNTPSGHEAFMRFVKSVGIN, encoded by the coding sequence ATGAAAACAATTATTGATAATTTTGTTGATAGAGTAATTGAATACGGAATGTATAATGAAATTGACAAAATATATGTGAAAAATAGAGTACTAGCGTTAATAGGTGAGGAGGGAACTGATCGCATTTCCGATGAAAATGACCTGAAACAAATAAAAGATTACTTAGTGGAAATCGCCTTAAAAAACGGTAAAATTAAAGATTTAATCGAGGAAAAGGAATGTTTAGGAGCAGAGTTAATGAATTTCATAGTTCCTTTACCGAGTCGATTAAATGATATTTTTTGGAGTTCATATGATATATCACCTCAAGAAGCAGTTGAAGAGTTTTATAAGTTAAGTAAAGATAGTGATTATATTAAAACTTCTGCTATTGCTAAGAATATTGAGTTTCGAGCATCAACTAAATACGGAGAGCTAGAGATTACGATAAATTTGTCAAAACCCGAAAAAGATCCAAAAACAATTGCTGCTGAAAAATTAGTAAAAGCAACTAATTATCCCAAATGTTTACTATGTATGGAAAATGAAGGATATCAGGGGCGAATAAATTATCCAGCACGTTCGAATCATAGAATTATTCGGTTGAAACTTGGTGACGAAGTATGGGGATTCCAGTATTCTCCCTACTCATATTTTAATGAGCATGCGATATTTTTAAATAGTCAACATGTACCAATGGCTATTACCTCTAAAACATTTGAACAATTATTGGAGATTGTTGATATTTTGCCAGGATATTTTGCTGGTTCAAATTCTGATCTTCCTATCTCAGGAGGCTCCATTCTTAGTCATAACCACTACCAGGGAGGGAAACATATTTTCCCAATGGAAAAAGCAAAATTTGAGAGTGAATTTCGTTTTAAAGACTTTGAGGATGTTAATGCTGGTATTGTAAAATGGCCAATGTCAGTAATTAGGTTACAAAGTGAAAATAAAAATCGATTGTTAGATTTAGCTAATAAAATTCTAAATAAGTGGAGGGAATATTCAGATTTAGAAGTAGACATCATTGCTATGACTGAAGATGTCCCACACCATACGGTGACTCCTATTGCTCGTAAAGTGGACGGGAGATATGAATTAGATATTGTTCTAAGAGATAATCATACTACTGAACAATACCCAGATGGTGTTTTCCATCCTCATCAAGATGTACAACATATTAAAAAGGAAAATATCGGGTTAATCGAAGTGATGGGACTTGCGATATTACCACCTCGTTTGAAACCAGAGTTAGAAGAAGTTGGAAAATATCTTTTAGGAGAGGATAACGCAATTGCGGATTATCATTTAGAATGGGCCGACCAATTGAAAGAAAAATATCCTCGCATTAATAAAGAAGAGGTTAATAGCGTAGTTCAACACGAAGTAGGACAAGTGTTTGCGAGAGTTCTGGAAGATGCAGGAGTTTATAAGAATACACCGTCTGGGCATGAAGCGTTTATGAGATTTGTTAAGTCGGTTGGAATTAATTAG
- a CDS encoding MgtC/SapB family protein, whose protein sequence is MQATSLGLSYIEIVLRIVLSLVIGGVIGLERGSKSQPAGIRTHSIVCLAACLIMMTNEYVSYKFGTGDPTRLGAQVISGVGFLGAGTILITDKKKITGLTTAAGIWASAGIGLAIGVGFYEGAILGAMSVWSVITMFQPLKKYLQSRSKIIELYIVVRSTEAYNRVLVYCAENGIRMTDSRTAFGDVNSERIEYFDVPDKKIASFITLELSGRFEHLKLMEEIANIVGVIYVEEIS, encoded by the coding sequence ATGCAAGCAACAAGCTTAGGACTATCATATATCGAAATTGTATTAAGAATTGTACTTTCATTAGTTATTGGTGGTGTAATTGGTTTAGAGAGAGGAAGTAAATCTCAACCAGCAGGTATTCGTACACATAGTATTGTTTGTCTGGCTGCATGTTTAATTATGATGACTAATGAGTATGTATCTTATAAATTTGGTACAGGAGATCCTACACGCTTAGGTGCGCAGGTTATATCAGGTGTTGGTTTTCTTGGGGCTGGAACAATACTTATTACAGATAAAAAGAAAATAACTGGTTTAACAACTGCAGCCGGAATATGGGCTTCAGCTGGAATCGGTCTAGCTATTGGTGTTGGTTTTTATGAAGGAGCCATACTAGGAGCAATGTCTGTTTGGAGTGTTATAACTATGTTCCAACCTTTAAAAAAATATCTTCAAAGTCGTTCAAAGATAATCGAATTGTATATCGTTGTTAGATCTACAGAGGCATATAATCGGGTACTAGTATACTGTGCTGAGAATGGCATTAGAATGACTGATTCTAGAACTGCATTTGGAGATGTTAATTCAGAAAGAATTGAATATTTTGATGTTCCAGACAAAAAAATCGCGTCATTTATTACTCTGGAATTATCAGGTAGATTTGAGCACCTTAAACTAATGGAAGAAATTGCTAATATTGTTGGTGTGATTTATGTTGAGGAAATCAGCTAA
- a CDS encoding ABC transporter permease yields MRHKLNLKDWLIRLGLIWFLVTFIIYPNFDLVVNVFVKGGEFSLDAVHRVLKSQRALQSIMNSFKLAFSLIITVNVVGILCVLFTEYFDIKGAKILKLGYMTSLIYGGVVLATGYKFVYGPYGLITKFLQNVIPSLDPNWFIGYGAVLFIMTFSGTANHTLFLTNTIRSVDYHTIEAARNMGAKPFTVFRKVVLPTLIPTLFALTIMVFLSGLSAVAAPMIVGGKEFQTINPMIITFAGMGNSRDLAALLAIILGIATTILLTIMNKIEKGGNYISISKTKAPLKKQKIASKPWNIIAHIVAYGLFTVFMLPLIFIVLYSFTDPVAIQTGNLTLSNFTLENYRLFFSNSAAFSPFLVSFIYSIIAATTATILAVVFARVVRKHKSRFDFLFEYGALLPWLLPSTLLAVSLLFTFNQPQFLVLNQILVGSLVILLIAYIVVKIPFSYRMVRAILFSVDDEMEDAARSMGASPFYTMMKVIIPFILPVVLSVIALNFNSLLTDFDLSVFLYHPLAQPLGITIRSAGDETATSNAQALVFVYTIVLMIISGSVLYFTQRPVSRKRK; encoded by the coding sequence ATGCGTCATAAATTAAATTTAAAAGATTGGCTTATTCGTTTAGGGTTAATCTGGTTCTTAGTAACATTTATTATTTATCCAAACTTTGATCTAGTAGTGAATGTATTTGTAAAAGGAGGAGAATTTTCCCTTGATGCTGTACATCGTGTTCTAAAATCTCAGAGGGCACTTCAGAGTATTATGAACAGTTTTAAGTTAGCATTTTCACTCATTATTACAGTTAATGTCGTAGGTATTCTTTGTGTTCTATTTACAGAGTACTTTGATATTAAAGGTGCTAAAATTTTAAAATTAGGTTATATGACCTCTTTAATTTATGGAGGAGTGGTTTTAGCGACTGGATATAAATTTGTCTATGGTCCATATGGATTGATTACAAAATTTTTACAAAATGTTATCCCTTCTTTAGACCCTAACTGGTTTATTGGGTATGGTGCAGTCTTATTCATTATGACATTTTCAGGAACTGCTAATCATACATTGTTTTTAACAAATACAATTCGAAGCGTTGACTATCACACTATTGAGGCTGCTCGAAATATGGGAGCAAAACCATTTACTGTTTTCCGAAAAGTAGTGTTACCAACCTTAATTCCAACTCTATTTGCACTTACTATTATGGTTTTTCTTAGTGGTTTATCTGCAGTAGCAGCACCCATGATTGTTGGTGGTAAAGAATTTCAAACTATAAATCCAATGATTATTACATTTGCAGGGATGGGGAATTCTCGTGATTTAGCTGCCTTACTTGCAATTATTTTAGGTATTGCAACTACAATTTTGCTTACTATCATGAATAAGATAGAAAAAGGTGGAAATTATATTTCTATCTCTAAGACTAAAGCGCCTCTTAAAAAACAAAAAATTGCGTCTAAGCCTTGGAATATCATTGCTCACATTGTAGCATATGGATTGTTCACAGTTTTCATGCTTCCACTAATTTTTATAGTATTATACTCATTTACAGATCCAGTTGCAATTCAAACAGGTAACTTAACATTATCAAACTTTACTTTAGAAAATTATCGCTTATTCTTTAGTAATAGTGCGGCATTCTCTCCATTCTTGGTCAGCTTTATTTATTCTATTATTGCTGCGACAACAGCAACAATTCTCGCAGTTGTATTTGCTCGTGTTGTCAGAAAACATAAATCTCGTTTTGATTTCTTATTTGAATATGGTGCTCTACTTCCTTGGTTACTACCAAGTACACTTTTAGCAGTAAGTTTATTATTTACTTTTAATCAGCCACAATTTCTTGTCTTGAATCAGATTTTGGTAGGTAGTTTGGTAATTCTACTTATTGCATATATAGTTGTAAAAATCCCATTTTCTTATAGAATGGTACGTGCTATTTTATTTAGTGTTGATGATGAGATGGAAGATGCAGCAAGAAGTATGGGTGCTTCACCTTTTTATACTATGATGAAGGTTATCATTCCATTTATTTTACCGGTTGTTCTCTCTGTTATTGCTTTAAACTTTAACTCTTTATTAACTGACTTCGACTTATCTGTATTCCTTTACCATCCCCTAGCTCAACCATTAGGTATTACGATTCGATCTGCAGGTGATGAAACAGCAACATCTAATGCACAAGCTCTGGTATTTGTTTATACAATTGTATTAATGATAATTTCTGGTTCTGTTTTATACTTTACTCAGAGACCAGTTAGTAGAAAAAGGAAATAA
- a CDS encoding LacI family DNA-binding transcriptional regulator: MEKGKKVTIYDIARLSGFSPKTVSRVINGGNRVKPETYNAIKKVIDELSYIPNAYAQNLTKKETTNILISVKKIDSFPLIWFQTLLDKVLQTCRQFGVNAIVEYFGEEDSISNSIISSIGSLVDGVIVFYEGENDIRIQYLKKNNMPFIVFGESQTPGVVYVSNNNFQATYDMMKVVLEKNFKDMWLLMGGESYVNKDRERGVRTFLKDNNYSMDLKVVYGLTTIESVYSFAVNDLSFGNYPDIIFVSGDEKVQGLIRACYEKGIAIPDNISVVGFDNIPISQYYTPALSTISPNYVKLAQEMIEGVLAIIKGESVTSVEVSTKLVRRQSF, from the coding sequence ATGGAAAAAGGGAAAAAGGTAACGATATATGATATTGCACGTTTGTCTGGTTTTTCTCCAAAGACAGTTTCACGTGTAATAAATGGAGGGAATAGAGTAAAACCTGAGACTTATAATGCCATAAAAAAAGTCATCGATGAGTTATCCTATATTCCAAATGCCTATGCTCAGAATTTAACGAAGAAAGAAACCACGAATATTTTAATATCTGTGAAGAAGATTGATTCTTTTCCTTTAATCTGGTTTCAAACACTTTTAGATAAAGTTTTACAAACTTGTAGACAATTTGGAGTAAATGCTATTGTTGAATATTTTGGAGAGGAAGATTCGATTAGTAATTCAATTATTTCAAGTATTGGTAGCCTTGTAGATGGAGTGATTGTCTTTTATGAGGGGGAGAATGATATTCGAATCCAATATTTAAAGAAAAATAATATGCCTTTCATTGTCTTTGGAGAGTCTCAAACACCTGGAGTAGTTTACGTATCTAACAATAACTTTCAAGCTACTTATGATATGATGAAAGTAGTTTTGGAAAAGAATTTTAAAGATATGTGGTTACTTATGGGAGGTGAGTCTTATGTAAATAAGGATCGAGAGAGAGGAGTGAGAACTTTTTTAAAGGATAATAATTATTCTATGGATTTGAAGGTAGTTTATGGTTTAACTACAATAGAGTCAGTTTATTCCTTTGCTGTGAATGATTTGTCTTTTGGAAATTATCCAGATATTATATTTGTTTCAGGCGATGAAAAAGTTCAGGGACTAATTCGTGCGTGTTACGAAAAAGGAATAGCGATTCCGGATAATATATCCGTTGTTGGATTTGATAATATTCCAATTTCACAGTATTACACTCCTGCTTTATCTACAATTTCTCCTAATTATGTTAAATTAGCTCAAGAAATGATTGAAGGGGTATTAGCAATTATAAAGGGGGAAAGTGTCACATCTGTTGAAGTTTCTACTAAACTTGTTAGGAGACAGAGTTTCTAG
- a CDS encoding extracellular solute-binding protein, with protein MKKMKVWSTVLATGVALTTLAACSGGSNSTTASSSEEKADKSQELVIYSNSVSNGRGDWLTAKAKEAGFNIKMVDIPGAQLADRVIAEKNNAVADMVFGIGAVDSNKIRDQKLLVQYKPKWLDKIDQSLSDKDNYYNPVIVQPLVLIGAPDVKEMPKDWTELGSKYKGKYSISGLSGGTGRAILASILVRYLDDKGELGVSEKGWEAAKEYLKNAYTLQKGESSIVKMLDKEDPIQYGMMWGSGALVGQKEQNVVFKVMTPEIGVPFVTEQTMVLSTSKKQALAKEFIDWFGQTEIQVEYSKNFGSIPANKDALTELPEDTKKFVDQVKPQNIDWEAVGKHLDEWVEKAELEYVQ; from the coding sequence ATGAAAAAAATGAAAGTTTGGTCTACTGTACTTGCAACGGGAGTTGCTCTTACTACACTTGCTGCTTGCTCTGGCGGTTCAAATTCTACGACTGCTTCTTCATCTGAAGAAAAAGCTGATAAAAGTCAAGAATTAGTAATCTATTCGAACTCAGTCTCAAATGGTCGTGGTGATTGGTTAACTGCTAAAGCAAAAGAAGCTGGTTTTAATATAAAAATGGTTGATATCCCTGGCGCTCAATTAGCAGACCGTGTTATTGCCGAGAAGAATAATGCAGTTGCAGATATGGTATTTGGAATTGGTGCTGTTGATTCAAATAAAATTAGAGATCAAAAATTACTAGTACAGTACAAGCCTAAATGGTTAGATAAAATTGATCAATCTTTATCAGATAAAGATAATTATTATAATCCTGTGATTGTTCAACCATTAGTTTTAATTGGAGCGCCTGATGTAAAAGAAATGCCTAAAGATTGGACTGAATTAGGTAGTAAATATAAAGGTAAATATTCAATTTCTGGGCTCTCAGGTGGAACAGGACGGGCAATTCTAGCAAGTATCTTAGTTCGATACCTTGATGATAAAGGTGAATTAGGTGTTTCTGAAAAAGGTTGGGAAGCAGCAAAAGAATATCTGAAAAATGCATACACTCTTCAAAAGGGAGAAAGTTCAATTGTTAAGATGTTAGACAAAGAAGATCCAATACAATATGGAATGATGTGGGGTTCTGGTGCATTAGTTGGACAAAAAGAACAAAATGTTGTTTTCAAAGTTATGACTCCTGAGATTGGTGTACCATTTGTAACTGAACAAACTATGGTTTTAAGCACTAGTAAAAAACAAGCGTTAGCTAAAGAATTTATTGATTGGTTTGGTCAAACAGAAATTCAAGTAGAATATAGTAAGAACTTTGGATCTATTCCTGCAAATAAAGATGCCCTAACAGAGTTACCTGAAGATACGAAAAAATTTGTGGATCAAGTGAAACCACAAAATATTGACTGGGAAGCTGTTGGAAAACATTTGGATGAATGGGTAGAAAAAGCTGAATTAGAATACGTACAATAA
- a CDS encoding protein phosphatase 2C domain-containing protein: MVKINKICSIQGSSVENEDAVGSQNQYFWIIDGATDLYNSKEEIGYSVSEVVHILSESLSVNCKESKTLKQIFETALLEVKDEIGLNSYELTEYYRLPTFAFIFAKLSEKKLEYMMLGDCVMLVNEMEITDHRVDNLFEKGKNEIKDSIGTNSVLNKKIILQKIRKLSNQPSGYWIGSLDERFLDHAIINQIDVTSEQIVLMSDGFYEFYQNNQNKTFEELIKMRFNSSAIDPIYGKKDDASILVIDV; the protein is encoded by the coding sequence ATGGTAAAGATAAATAAAATTTGTTCGATACAAGGAAGTTCCGTAGAAAATGAGGATGCTGTAGGTTCACAAAATCAGTATTTTTGGATTATTGATGGAGCTACAGATTTATATAATTCTAAAGAGGAGATAGGTTATTCAGTCTCAGAAGTTGTACATATTTTATCAGAAAGTTTGTCGGTTAATTGTAAAGAATCAAAAACTCTTAAACAAATATTTGAAACTGCTTTACTCGAGGTTAAAGATGAAATCGGTTTAAACTCATATGAATTAACAGAGTATTATCGCTTACCAACATTTGCTTTTATATTTGCTAAACTTTCAGAAAAAAAGTTGGAGTATATGATGCTAGGTGACTGCGTCATGTTAGTAAACGAAATGGAAATAACTGATCATAGAGTAGATAACTTATTTGAAAAAGGGAAAAATGAGATAAAAGACTCAATTGGTACAAATAGTGTTTTAAATAAAAAAATTATTTTACAAAAAATCAGAAAATTATCTAATCAACCGAGTGGGTACTGGATAGGTTCGTTGGATGAGAGATTTTTAGACCATGCTATTATTAATCAAATAGATGTTACTAGTGAACAAATTGTTTTAATGAGCGATGGCTTTTATGAATTCTATCAAAATAATCAAAATAAAACTTTTGAAGAGTTAATTAAGATGAGATTTAATTCTTCTGCTATTGATCCAATCTATGGAAAGAAAGATGATGCAAGTATTCTAGTTATTGATGTTTGA
- a CDS encoding phosphate signaling complex PhoU family protein, protein MLRLYLENEIIELSNNLETIWVSVLDKYEKLFEYLSNEERIELIKEDLIINESVLNVDKKGYELICLQHPVSYDLRRIISVIKISTDIERIGDRIVEILKNLQIIQNNEILKKIISEIKILHEVIGLHMNRAISCYREEQSGCLDMVVIQKQNEIEELSINIEKKIMNYIFEDDGNVSEVIGALAIIHHLDKIAHTTQSIYKWIMYRKYGNIN, encoded by the coding sequence ATGTTAAGGTTATATTTAGAAAATGAAATTATAGAATTATCAAATAATTTAGAGACCATTTGGGTATCTGTGCTTGATAAATATGAGAAGTTATTTGAATATTTATCAAATGAAGAACGAATAGAATTGATTAAAGAAGATTTAATCATAAATGAGTCAGTTCTAAATGTTGATAAAAAAGGATATGAGTTAATTTGTTTACAACATCCCGTTTCATATGACTTAAGAAGAATTATTAGTGTAATAAAAATATCAACTGACATTGAACGTATTGGGGATAGAATTGTTGAAATTTTAAAAAATCTACAGATTATTCAAAACAATGAAATTTTGAAGAAAATTATTTCAGAAATAAAAATACTTCATGAAGTTATCGGACTGCATATGAATAGGGCTATATCTTGTTATAGAGAGGAACAATCTGGATGTTTAGATATGGTTGTTATACAAAAACAGAATGAGATAGAAGAGCTTAGTATAAATATTGAAAAGAAAATCATGAATTACATATTTGAAGATGATGGGAATGTTTCTGAAGTAATTGGTGCTTTAGCTATTATTCATCACCTTGATAAAATTGCTCATACTACGCAATCAATTTATAAATGGATAATGTATAGAAAATATGGGAACATAAATTAG